The Salvelinus namaycush isolate Seneca chromosome 1, SaNama_1.0, whole genome shotgun sequence genome has a window encoding:
- the LOC120055567 gene encoding fatty acid-binding protein, liver-type-like, with translation MSFSGIYQMETHENFESFMEAIGLPDELIQEGKDIKSISEIEQTGDHFKMTVTTGTRILTNSFTIGQETELESPTGEKVTSVVMREGNKLTSLINGIEYVTELIDTNILVNTMTLAGISYKRTSKRI, from the exons ATGTCTTTCTCAGGGATATACCAGATGGAGACACATGAGAACTTTGAGTCTTTCATGGAGGCTATTG GTCTCCCTGATGAGCTTATCCAGGAGGGCAAAGACATCAAGAGCATCTCTGAGATTGAGCAGACTGGAGACCACTTCAAGATGACTGTCACCACGGGGACAAGGATCCTCACCAACTCCTTCACCATTGGCCAGGAGACGGAGCTCGAGTCGCCGACCGGGGAGAAAGTCACT TCTGTGGTGATGAGGGAAGGTAACAAGCTGACGTCCTTAATTAATGGGATAGAATACGTCACAGAACTTATAGACACAAACATCCTCGTCAAC ACCATGACTCTGGCTGGCATCTCATACAAGAGGACCAGCAAACGAATATGA
- the LOC120055573 gene encoding fatty acid-binding protein, liver-type-like has protein sequence MSFSGKYQMETHENFESFMEAIGLPDELIQEGKDIKSISEIEQTGDHFKMTVTTGTRILTNSFTIGQETELESPTGEKVTSVVMREGNKLTSLINGIEYVTELIDTNILVNTMTLAGISYKRTSKRI, from the exons ATGTCTTTCTCAGGAAAATACCAGATGGAGACACATGAGAACTTTGAGTCTTTCATGGAGGCTATTG GTCTCCCTGATGAGCTTATCCAGGAGGGCAAAGACATCAAGAGCATCTCTGAGATTGAGCAGACTGGAGACCACTTCAAGATGACTGTCACCACGGGGACAAGGATCCTCACCAACTCCTTCACCATTGGCCAGGAGACGGAGCTCGAGTCGCCGACCGGGGAGAAAGTCACT TCTGTGGTGATGAGGGAAGGTAACAAGCTGACGTCCTTAATTAATGGGATCGAATACGTCACAGAACTTATAGACACAAACATCCTCGTCAAC ACCATGACTCTGGCTGGCATCTCATACAAGAGGACCAGCAAACGAATATGA